A single region of the Chionomys nivalis chromosome 5, mChiNiv1.1, whole genome shotgun sequence genome encodes:
- the LOC130874494 gene encoding guanine nucleotide-binding protein G(I)/G(S)/G(O) subunit gamma-5-like, with product MPGSSSIATMKKVVQQLGLNCVKVSQAAADLKQSKFQSDQHDPLLTGVSSDSFRPQKVCPFLKSYILRILKPLFVNQ from the coding sequence ATGCCAGGTTCTTCTAGCATCGCCACCATGAAGAAGGTAGTTCAGCAACTGGGGCTCAACTGTGTGAAGGTTTCCCAGGCAGCTGCAGACTTGAAACAGTCCAAGTTTCAGAGTGATCAGCATGACCCACTGCTCACTGGAGTATCTTCAGATTCTTTCAGACCCCAGAAAGTCTGCCCTTTTTTGAAGTCATATATCTTGAGGATTCTCAAACCACTTTTTGTGAACCAGTGA